In one Dermacentor albipictus isolate Rhodes 1998 colony chromosome 4, USDA_Dalb.pri_finalv2, whole genome shotgun sequence genomic region, the following are encoded:
- the LOC135914655 gene encoding ribosomal RNA-processing protein 7 homolog A, whose product MAASNKDAFRKMPVKFSNDSRSAHVMLFKEHSVREKSEHKPSGRTLFVVNVPPYCDENSLKRVFGDSGKVAKVWLQKSPSSGKPAENTSSVFPSVPPVTGFKVAYVVFHKEASIRRALALSVSEPRVLFHEDCDNAVGMAKWCAEYKSTFMDAEEVQKEVDTYMADYDARLEEEKQRAKAMDGVPDDEGWITVTKYGKRPVIPRTDAVNQKISNAETKKRSQKELVNFYSFQIRESKMERIAQLRKKFEEDKRKISLMKASRRFKPV is encoded by the coding sequence ATGGCCGCCTCCAACAAAGATGCATTTCGCAAGATGCCAGTGAAATTTTCGAACGACAGCCGTTCGGCTCATGTCATGCTTTTCAAGGAACACAGTGTCCGCGAAAAGAGCGAACACAAGCCATCGGGGAGGACGCTGTTTGTCGTGAACGTGCCTCCGTACTGCGACGAAAACAGCTTGAAGCGTGTCTTCGGTGACAGCGGGAAAGTGGCTAAAGTGTGGTTACAGAAATCTCCTTCCTCTGGCAAGCCCGCGGAAAACACATCTTCGGTCTTTCCCAGCGTGCCTCCAGTGACCGGCTTCAAAGTCGCGTATGTAGTGTTCCACAAGGAGGCGTCCATACGGCGAGCTCTAGCCTTGTCTGTATCTGAACCACGTGTGCTGTTCCACGAAGACTGCGACAACGCTGTTGGTATGGCTAAATGGTGCGCCGAGTACAAGTCGACGTTTATGGATGCCGAAGAAGTGCAGAAGGAAGTCGACACGTACATGGCAGACTACGACGCGCGTCTGGAAGAGGAAAAGCAGCGAGCGAAAGCCATGGACGGCGTTCCCGACGATGAGGGTTGGATCACGGTCACTAAGTACGGCAAGCGACCGGTCATTCCGCGTACCGACGCCGTGAACCAAAAGATATCCAATGCAGAGACGAAAAAGCGCTCTCAAAAGGAACTGGTCAATTTTTACTCATTCCAGATTCGCGAATCAAAAATGGAAAGGATCGCCCAGCTTCGGAAAAAGTTCGAAGAGGATAAGCGGAAAATTTCGCTTATGAAAGCATCCAGACGTTTTAAACCCGTCTAG
- the LOC135914674 gene encoding ribosome biogenesis protein WDR12 homolog produces the protein MDENAQIQAKFFTKDERYAVPDTPFSISGSTTPEQLSSLINTLLRESSGDAENDEEPTFDFLIEGELLRETIQEHLEAHKIQQENVVLVEYVEKCPPPLPVDTLVHDDWVSAVHTSDAGILSGCYDNSLHIWDHSGSRKLLIPGHVGPIKSVKWVSVGEPLCTFVSASLDETAMLWQWNKDTNAIESVQICRGHARSVECVDVSFDKSNFATGSFDQMLKVWSADPSTTQYDQAHDDSEGSRKKQKTVDGKAKTRVPVLTLSGHHEAITGVQWTDDKEVATCSMDHTLRLWDVDLGGMKTQLVGSKAFLDISYSRLTNQIISAHTDRHIRLWDVRLKEGAMVTCTYSSHLGWVSSVHWAPDSAHHFVSGSYDGFMKHWDVRSPRAPLYDMTGHEDKVLAVDWSLQKYMISGGADCHMKIFEFK, from the coding sequence ATGGATGAAAACGCTCAAATCCAGGCAAAATTTTTCACCAAGGATGAACGTTACGCAGTGCCTGACACTCCGTTTTCTATATCCGGCAGTACAACTCCGGAACAGTTGTCTTCTCTGATCAACACGCTTCTGCGGGAGTCGTCGGGCGACGCCGAGAACGATGAGGAACCAACTTTTGATTTCTTGATTGAGGGAGAGTTGCTGCGGGAGACCATACAGGAACATCTGGAAGCACACAAAATACAGCAGGAAAACGTAGTTCTCGTCGAGTACGTCGAGAAGTGTCCTCCGCCGCTGCCCGTTGATACTCTCGTTCATGACGACTGGGTCAGCGCCGTGCACACGTCGGACGCCGGTATCCTGTCCGGATGCTACGACAACAGCCTGCACATTTGGGATCACAGTGGTTCGCGCAAGCTCCTCATACCGGGACACGTGGGCCCAATCAAGTCGGTGAAATGGGTCTCCGTAGGGGAACCCCTGTGCACCTTCGTCAGTGCGTCTCTCGACGAGACGGCGATGTTGTGGCAGTGGAACAAGGATACGAACGCCATCGAATCGGTTCAGATATGTCGGGGGCACGCAAGGAGCGTTGAATGCGTGGACGTTAGCTTTGATAAAAGCAACTTCGCGACCGGCTCCTTCGATCAGATGCTCAAGGTGTGGAGCGCGGACCCCAGCACTACGCAATACGACCAAGCGCACGACGACTCTGAAggcagcagaaagaagcagaAGACTGTAGACGGCAAGGCGAAGACGAGGGTTCCCGTGCTGACACTGTCCGGTCACCATGAAGCCATCACGGGCGTACAGTGGACCGACGACAAAGAGGTGGCGACGTGCTCGATGGATCACACCCTGCGGCTTTGGGACGTCGACTTGGGCGGCATGAAGACGCAGCTGGTCGGCTCCAAGGCGTTTCTAGATATTTCCTATTCGAGGCTGACTAATCAGATCATTTCTGCCCATACAGATAGACACATTCGTCTCTGGGATGTCAGGCTGAAGGAAGGAGCCATGGTAACGTGCACCTATTCTTCACACTTGGGCTGGGTGTCGTCGGTACACTGGGCCCCAGACTCGGCTCACCACTTTGTTTCTGGATCGTATGACGGGTTCATGAAGCACTGGGACGTGCGCAGCCCCAGGGCTCCGCTGTATGACATGACGGGTCACGAGGACAAGGTGCTTGCTGTAGACTGGTCGCTCCAGAAATACATGATCAGTGGAGGTGCGGACTGCCACATGAAGATATTTGAATTCAAGTAG